One window of the Candidatus Chryseobacterium colombiense genome contains the following:
- a CDS encoding lysophospholipid acyltransferase family protein — protein MNFLIKILYLISKIPLKILYIFSDIIFFLNYYIVGYRKKVILQNIKKSFPDKTDEEIQAILKKFYLNFSDYLVETVKSFSISETESRVRMQHINQHLFHEAKAEGKNIILMAGHVFNWEWMNALATLTPQKNSHPVYRKVNSSFWEDQMKKVRNKFGNEALEANEVILNIFRNQNDGESIYMFVADQTPHVAHVNYGLKFLNQRTPAFIGYDKLATRMDLIFIYCEMKKVKRGFYQVNYHRIYPDGEKFVKNEVVRKFHKLLENTIHKYPDNYLWSHRKWKYQDSIKTYDGE, from the coding sequence ATGAATTTTTTAATCAAAATACTTTATTTAATTTCAAAGATCCCGCTTAAGATATTATATATTTTTTCGGATATTATTTTCTTTTTAAACTACTATATTGTAGGCTACAGAAAAAAAGTCATCTTACAAAACATTAAAAAATCCTTCCCTGATAAAACAGATGAAGAAATACAGGCCATCTTAAAAAAATTCTACCTCAATTTTTCTGATTATCTGGTGGAAACCGTAAAATCGTTTAGCATAAGTGAAACAGAATCCAGGGTAAGAATGCAGCATATCAATCAGCATTTATTTCATGAAGCTAAAGCAGAAGGTAAGAATATTATTCTCATGGCAGGTCATGTTTTTAATTGGGAATGGATGAATGCTTTGGCCACATTAACTCCTCAAAAGAATTCTCATCCGGTTTACAGAAAAGTTAACAGCAGTTTTTGGGAAGATCAGATGAAGAAAGTTCGGAATAAATTCGGAAATGAAGCTTTGGAAGCCAATGAGGTAATTTTAAATATCTTCAGAAATCAAAATGACGGCGAATCAATATATATGTTTGTTGCCGATCAGACTCCGCACGTTGCCCACGTCAATTACGGGTTGAAATTCCTTAACCAAAGAACTCCGGCTTTCATTGGATATGATAAACTGGCGACAAGAATGGATCTTATTTTCATTTATTGTGAAATGAAAAAAGTAAAAAGAGGTTTTTATCAGGTAAATTATCACCGAATCTATCCGGATGGAGAAAAATTTGTAAAAAATGAAGTAGTAAGAAAGTTTCACAAATTATTAGAAAACACAATCCATAAATATCCTGATAATTATCTTTGGTCACATCGAAAATGGAAATATCAGGATTCTATAAAAACTTATGACGGCGAATAA
- a CDS encoding thioredoxin family protein encodes MKKVSLIAFVALSSIVWAQNKEIRKTPEEINSGDKALLVKSDAAELEAKKKAAAEEKAKLPKPYDPKADAQADINKLIAKAKKEGKNIMIQAGGNWCIWCLRFNQYVQTTPELKNVVDKNYLYYHLNYSPENKNEKIFAEYGNPGDKFGYPVFIVLDKNGKMIHIQPSDVLEEGKGYSLEKVKEFFNRWTPNKS; translated from the coding sequence ATGAAAAAAGTGTCGTTAATAGCTTTTGTAGCTCTGAGCAGTATAGTTTGGGCTCAGAATAAAGAAATTAGAAAAACACCCGAAGAAATAAATTCGGGAGACAAAGCTTTGTTGGTGAAAAGTGATGCTGCAGAATTGGAAGCAAAGAAGAAAGCTGCGGCAGAAGAAAAGGCAAAACTTCCTAAGCCTTATGACCCTAAAGCTGATGCACAGGCAGATATTAATAAGCTGATCGCAAAAGCAAAAAAAGAGGGGAAAAATATTATGATTCAGGCAGGAGGGAACTGGTGTATCTGGTGTCTAAGATTTAATCAGTATGTACAGACTACTCCGGAACTGAAAAATGTAGTGGATAAGAATTACCTGTATTATCATTTAAATTATTCTCCGGAGAACAAGAATGAAAAGATCTTTGCTGAATATGGTAATCCTGGTGATAAGTTTGGTTATCCTGTATTTATTGTATTGGATAAAAACGGGAAAATGATCCATATACAACCAAGTGATGTATTGGAAGAAGGAAAAGGATACAGTCTTGAAAAAGTAAAAGAGTTCTTTAACCGATGGACTCCAAATAAATCATAA
- a CDS encoding aldehyde dehydrogenase codes for MEIQEIVQEQKDFFKTQETKNIRFRKRYLEKLKNLILENEDLLYEAIDKDFGKSKFDTFTTEISFIINDINYYLKNLKSLSKPRKVRTNLVSQIGKSRIHPEPLGNVLVIGAWNYPYQLSLSPVIAALAAGNCCILKPSEIAENTMKIMSKIINENFPSKYVYVYEGGIDETTELLKLRFDKIFFTGSTKVGKIVYKAASEHLTPVTLELGGKSPAIISKEANLEIAAKRIVWGKFLNAGQTCVAPDYLWVERTIQEEFLALLKKYIQEFKYQSGSNHYTKIINQKNFERLINLINNDRIYVGGSYNKEQLYIEPTILNNIDWNDKIMQEEIFGPILPVISFTDFNLILNDILGHEKPLAAYLFTNNNEEKEAFVKKISFGGGCINDVIMHLGNENLPFGGIGNSGIGSYHGKFGFETFSHQKAVLEKATWGEPNIKYPPYSDKKLSWIKRFL; via the coding sequence ATGGAAATTCAAGAAATTGTTCAAGAGCAGAAAGATTTTTTCAAAACCCAGGAAACGAAAAACATTAGGTTTCGTAAACGTTATCTTGAAAAACTGAAAAATTTAATCCTTGAAAATGAAGATCTTTTATACGAAGCTATTGATAAAGACTTTGGTAAATCTAAGTTTGACACTTTCACTACAGAAATTTCTTTTATAATAAATGACATCAATTATTATCTCAAAAATTTAAAGTCACTTTCCAAACCCCGAAAAGTCAGAACCAATCTCGTTAGTCAAATTGGAAAAAGCAGAATTCATCCGGAACCACTGGGAAATGTTTTGGTGATAGGAGCCTGGAATTATCCGTACCAACTATCCTTATCTCCCGTAATTGCAGCTTTGGCAGCCGGCAACTGTTGCATTCTGAAACCCAGCGAAATTGCGGAAAACACCATGAAGATCATGTCGAAAATCATCAATGAAAATTTTCCATCAAAATATGTATACGTTTATGAAGGAGGAATTGATGAAACAACGGAACTTTTGAAACTCAGATTCGATAAAATCTTTTTTACAGGAAGTACGAAAGTGGGAAAAATTGTTTACAAAGCCGCTTCAGAACATCTAACACCCGTTACTTTAGAATTAGGAGGAAAATCGCCTGCAATTATTTCTAAAGAAGCTAATCTTGAAATTGCAGCCAAAAGAATTGTCTGGGGTAAATTTTTAAATGCAGGACAAACTTGTGTTGCTCCCGATTATTTATGGGTTGAAAGAACTATTCAGGAAGAATTTTTAGCTTTATTGAAAAAATATATTCAGGAATTTAAATATCAATCTGGCTCAAATCATTACACAAAGATCATTAATCAAAAGAATTTTGAACGACTGATTAACTTAATTAACAACGATAGAATTTATGTTGGCGGAAGTTATAATAAAGAGCAATTATATATAGAACCAACCATTCTAAATAATATTGACTGGAACGATAAAATTATGCAGGAAGAAATTTTCGGACCTATTTTACCTGTAATTTCTTTTACTGATTTTAACCTAATTTTAAATGATATTTTAGGCCATGAAAAACCACTTGCTGCCTATTTATTCACCAATAATAATGAAGAAAAAGAAGCATTTGTTAAAAAGATTTCTTTTGGTGGAGGCTGCATCAATGACGTGATCATGCATTTAGGAAATGAAAACCTACCCTTTGGAGGAATAGGAAATTCAGGAATAGGAAGTTATCACGGAAAATTCGGTTTTGAGACCTTTTCCCATCAAAAAGCAGTGCTGGAAAAGGCAACCTGGGGAGAACCCAATATTAAATATCCTCCTTATTCAGATAAGAAATTAAGTTGGATCAAAAGATTTTTATAA